Proteins encoded in a region of the Phoenix dactylifera cultivar Barhee BC4 chromosome 3, palm_55x_up_171113_PBpolish2nd_filt_p, whole genome shotgun sequence genome:
- the LOC120103897 gene encoding uncharacterized protein LOC120103897, protein MSLLVAIKHEENEASAKKSKIGAKTPPFLGGHRNPNERHTCLPSRLRYPAFLPPSYSPAEHRTPMAGLSFYLDGVPLDSPLLSPCNGLSLSPAFADPETELRRHFDQISATLAVDSSPESPGFESLRSDLVERWVQRFLGGGGEGSPCDRRFSLCPGLRRRIEALIRELVSERMDRLKEAGTLGSSPGSPGSKKRKRDFENMLMLVRTCAANPFCGMTGGGGGGGGGGEWLQKVLIARRTMYLSSAGFANVEDFPSYPESSEQARKRRKAAVIQPQRRSPRIAQKLKVNARHLVALKKRIGVGASFQADVLEWTGLPSVKDFSEDNEDLDDSRWLGTRVWPLESDDRRTSEVTIGKGRPDSCACASPGSIACIRSHVSSARLQLQSDLGQAFFSWEFDGMGEDVSKLWTHGEQMSIDPLERLNPESYCMTFWKLAEKCFTSKSRQDLVRYYFNVFIPRRMSYQSSLPSAEVNSEEDDDDGNNNDANKNADDNDDKKGKALQASPSRSSRRSKNSKKKR, encoded by the exons ATGAGTCTCTTGGTCGCGAT TAAGCACGAGGAGAACGAAGCGTCCGCCAAAAAGAGTAAAATAGGCGCCAAAACACCCCCCTTCCTCGGCGGTCACCGGAACCCGAACGAGCGACATACTTGCCTTCCCTCTCGACTGCGGTATCCCGCCTTCCTCCCTCCGTCTTATAGCCCCGCGGAACACCGGACTCCGATGGCCGGCCTATCCTTTTATCTTGACGGTGTCCCTCTGGATTCCCCCCTCTTGAGCCCCTGCAACGGCCTTTCTCTCTCGCCCGCCTTCGCCGACCCCGAGACCGAGCTCCGGCGGCACTTCGACCAGATCTCCGCCACTCTCGCCGTAGATTCCTCGCCGGAGAGCCCAGGGTTCGAATCGCTCCGCTCCGATCTCGTCGAGCGCTGGGTCCAGAGGTTCTTGGGCGGGGGCGGTGAAGGGAGTCCGTGCGATCGGAGGTTTTCTTTGTGCCCGGGTCTGAGGAGGAGGATCGAAGCGCTTATCCGCGAGCTTGTGAGCGAGAGAATGGACAGGTTGAAGGAGGCGGGGACTCTGGGTTCTTCGCCGGGGTCGCCGGGTtccaagaagaggaagagggactTCGAGAACATGCTGATGCTGGTGAGAACCTGCGCCGCCAACCCCTTCTGTGGAATGACtggaggcggcggcggtggaggaggaggaggggaatgGCTGCAGAAGGTGCTGATCGCGCGGCGTACTATGTACCTGAGCTCGGCCGGGTTCGCTAATGTCGAGGACTTTCCTTCGTATCCTGAg TCTTCAGAACAAGCACGGAAGAGACGGAAAGCGGCCGTAATTCAGCCACAACGGAGATCTCCAAGAATAGCTCAAAAGCTGAAAGTAAATGCACGCCATCTTGTTGCCCTCAAGAAGCGAATTGGAGTTGGTGCCTCCTTTCAGGCTGATGTTCTAGAGTGGACAGGCCTACCCAGTGTGAAAGATTTTTCTGAGGACAACGAAGATTTGGATGATTCAAGGTGGTTGGGTACCAGAGTCTGGCCATTAGAAAGTGATGATAGAAGAACAAGTGAGGTGACGATTGGGAAAGGCAGGCCAGACTCATGTGCTTGTGCCTCTCCAGGATCTATAGCCTGCATTAGGTCTCATGTAAGTTCTGCAAGACTTCAACTCCAGTCTGACTTGGGTCAAGCTTTCTTCAGTTGGGAATTTGATGGAATGGGTGAAGACGTTTCCAAGTTGTGGACACATGGGGAGCAGATGTCGATTGACCCTCTTGAAAGACTGAATCCTGAGTCATATTGCATGACTTTCTGGAAACTCGCCGAGAAATGTTTCACGTCCAAGAGCAGACAAGATTTGGTGAGGTATTACTTCAATGTCTTTATTCCAAGACGGATGAGCTACCAGAGCAGCTTGCCATCTGCAGAGGTCAACTCTGAGGAAGATGACGATGATGGCAATAACAATGATGCCAACAAAAATGCTGATGACAATGATGACAAGAAGGGCAAAGCTCTTCAGGCCTCACCCTCCAGGTCTTCTCGAAG GTCTAAAAATTCAAAGAAGAAACGTTGA
- the LOC103704061 gene encoding uncharacterized protein LOC103704061, which produces MNTLKAIQTSFPPPNQSFAHGKITASRRQRLILCFCNSKEAGSGSSSPSEGDKRKQELLARIAMLQAQKVRLTDFLDERSAYLTQFAEDATAEFDKIGENALKELDEASSRIMENLENRMQAFEETAEISKQEIEKNERILEDFEDKIERDRNEGLFFKNLREKAPPGKAEAEAKLEGQKIREVTKESAGSKIRRNIYLALMSLLLVTIGNAVLATPEVEWRKVAALGLIFFGLLAQYIYEQSLSSTTEKTDKNKE; this is translated from the exons ATGAACACCCTTAAGGCCATTCAAACATCCTTCCCTCCACCAAACCAATCATTTGCTCATGGAAAAATAACTGCGAGCAGGAGGCAGAGATTAATCCTCTGTTTCTGCAATTCGAAGGAAGCTGGATCtggctcctcctccccatccgaAGGAGACAAGCGAAAGCAGGAACTGCTTGCGCGAATTGCTATGCTTCAAGCCCAAAAGGTTCGCCTCACCGACTTCCTCGATGAGCGTTCTGCATATCTGACTCAGTTCGCTGAGGATGCCACTGCCGAGTTCGACAAAATCGGAGAGAATGCACTGAAAGAACTTGATGAAGCCAGTTCCAGG ATCATGGAGAACCTGGAGAATCGGATGCAGGCTTTTGAAGAAACCGCAGAAATTAGCAAACAGGAGATTGAAAAGAACGAGAGGATCTTGGAGGACTTTGAGGACAAGATCGAGCGGGACCGAAATGAAGGCCTGTTCTTCAAGAACCTGCGGGAAAAGGCACCTCCAGGGAAAGCAGAAGCAGAAGCTAAGTTGGAAGGGCAAAAGATCAGAGAAGTCACAAAGGAGAGTGCAGGATCAAAGATTCGGAGAAATATTTACCTTGCCCTCATGTCATTGCTACTCGTCACAATAGGAAATGCTGTGCTCGCTACTCCTGAGGTGGAATGGAGGAAAGTTGCAGCATTGGGCTTGATATTTTTTGGCCTGCTTGCTCAGTACATTTACGAGCAGAGCCTGTCATCAACAACAGAGAAAACGGATAAGAACAAAGAGTAG
- the LOC103704060 gene encoding protein NRT1/ PTR FAMILY 8.1: MREAAEDKYTKDGTTDIRGNPAVKKDTGNWRACPYILANECCERLAYYGMSTNLVNYMKDRLHQNNTTAANNVTNWSGTCYIMPLLGAFLADAYLGRYWTIASFMIVYISGLTLLTMTSSVNGLKPSCDNGVCDPTNAQTAVVFIALYLIALGTGGIKPCVSSFGADQFDESDESEKKRKSSFFNWFYFSINIGALVASSVLVWIQNNVGWGWGFGIPAVVMAIAVVSFFLGTALYRHQKPGGSPLTRIAQVVVASFRKYGVNLPHDKSSLYEISEKESVIQGSRKLEHTDQFKFLDKAAVVTQDDKMKDPVDPWRLCTVTQVEELKSVVRILPIWATGIIFSTVYSQMSTMFVLQGNTLDPHMGPHFKIPSASLSIFDTISVIVWVPIYDRVIVSVARKLTGHERGFTQLTRMGIGLAISIFSMLAAGILEVVRLRIVGRDGLYDYDGYVPMSIFWQIPQYFIIGAAEVFTFIGQLEFFYDQAPDAMRSLLSALSLTTVSLGNYLSTLLVTIVTDITTKNGRLGWIPENLNRGHLDYFFWLLAILSLLNFGVYLWIAKWYTYKKTTDKDFESQ; this comes from the exons ATGAGGGAAGCAGCTGAAGATAAGTACACAAAAGATGGGACGACAGATATTCGTGGAAACCCTGCTGTGAAGAAGGATACTGGGAATTGGAGGGCGTGCCCCTACATTCTTG CAAATGAATGCTGTGAAAGATTGGCATATTATGGGATGAGCACCAATCTGGTAAACTACATGAAGGACCGTCTCCACCAAAACAATACTACAGCAGCAAATAATGTCACTAACTGGTCAGGCACATGCTATATCATGCCTTTGCTTGGGGCTTTTTTGGCCGATGCCTACCTTGGACGATATTGGACGATTGCCAGTTTCATGATAGTTTATATCAGT GGTTTGACATTATTGACTATGACATCATCTGTCAATGGGCTGAAACCTTCTTGCGATAATGGTGTCTGCGATCCAACAAATGCTCAGACTGCGGTGGTCTTTATAGCACTCTATCTCATTGCATTAGGTACTGGAGGAATCAAGCCCTGTGTCTCCTCCTTTGGGGCTGACCAATTTGATGAATCAGATGAAtctgagaagaaaagaaagagctcCTTTTTCAATTGGTTCTACTTCTCAATCAACATTGGGGCCCTGGTTGCTTCCTCAGTGCTGGTCTGGATACAAAACAATGTAGGATGGGGCTGGGGCTTTGGAATCCCAGCAGTGGTAATGGCTATTGCGGTTGTGAGCTTCTTCTTGGGCACAGCATTATACAGACACCAGAAACCTGGAGGAAGCCCCCTTACACGCATTGCCCAGGTTGTTGTGGCATCTTTTAGGAAATATGGAGTGAACCTACCCCATGACAAATCTTCACTGTATGAGATTTCAGAGAAGGAATCTGTGATACAAGGTAGCCGTAAGCTTGAGCACACGGACCAGTTTAA ATTCCTTGACAAGGCAGCTGTGGTGACTCAAGATGACAAGATGAAGGATCCAGTGGACCCATGGAGGCTCTGCACAGTCACCCAAGTGGAGGAGCTCAAGAGCGTGGTGCGAATTCTTCCTATATGGGCCACCGGCATCATCTTTTCTACTGTCTATAGCCAGATGAGCACCATGTTTGTTCTCCAAGGCAATACTCTGGATCCCCACATGGGTCCCCATTTCAAGATCCCATCTGCTTCGCTCTCCATCTTCGACACAATCAGTGTTATTGTCTGGGTTCCAATCTATGATCGCGTTATAGTCTCAGTGGCTCGCAAGCTCACCGGTCACGAGCGGGGCTTTACTCAGCTGACACGGATGGGCATCGGCCTGGCCATCTCCATATTTTCCATGTTGGCTGCTGGGATTCTGGAGGTGGTGAGGCTCCGCATTGTAGGAAGGGATGGTTTATATGACTATGATGGCTATGTGCCCATGTCTATATTCTGGCAGATCCCGCAGTACTTCATCATTGGGGCCGCGGAGGTGTTCACCTTTATCGGTCAGTTGGAGTTCTTCTATGATCAGGCACCTGATGCCATGAGGAGCTTGCTGTCTGCGCTCTCGCTTACCACAGTGTCACTTGGTAACTACTTGAGCACGCTGCTTGTCACGATCGTCACAGACATTACCACCAAGAATGGGAGGCTTGGATGGATTCCTGAGAATCTTAACCGCGGCCACCTTGATTACTTCTTTTGGCTCCTGGCCATACTCAGCCTTCTGAACTTTGGAGTCTACCTCTGGATCGCCAAGTGGTACACTTACAAGAAGACAACAGATAAAGACTTTGAATCACAGTAA
- the LOC120110323 gene encoding laccase-22-like — protein MLSFIRALVLAACLLPVLVNGRTRHYKFNVVMKNATRLCSTKPIVTVNGRFPGPTLYAREGDNVLVKVVNHVKYNVTIHWHGVRQLRTGWADGPAYITQCPIQPGNSYVYNFTITGQRGTLFWHAHILWLRVTVHGAIVILPKLHVPYPFPTPHKEEVIILGEWWKSDTEAVINQALKSGLAPNVSDAHTINGHPGPMSACPASKGFQLKVDSGRTYMLRIVNAALNEELFFRVAGHQMTVVEVDATYTKPFKTDTILITPGQTTNVLLTADQGAGRYLVTASPFMDSPIAVDNQTAMAVVHYTNTVAASALTAIKPPPQNATPVASNFIDSLRSLNSKQYPARVPSTVDHSLLFTVGLGVNPCPTCVNGSRVVADMNNVSFTMPTTAILQAHYFNVSGVFTDDFPGKPPIAFNYTGSGPRNLGTMTGTRVYRLPFNSTVQLVLQDTGIIAPENHPIHLHGFNFFAVGRGLGNYNPKRSPSKFNLVDPVERNTIGVPSGGWTAIRFRADNPGVWFMHCHLEVHTTWGLKMAFVVDNGKGPNESLLPPPKDLPPC, from the exons ATGTTGTCCTTTATCAGAGCCTTGGTGCTGGCGGCATGCTTGCTTCCAGTGCTCGTTAATGGGAGGACTCGACACTACAAGTTCAAT GTGGTGATGAAAAATGCGACCCGTCTCTGCTCCACCAAACCGATCGTGACCGTGAATGGCCGATTCCCAGGCCCGACCCTGTATGCTAGAGAAGGCGATAATGTGCTCGTCAAGGTTGTCAACCATGTCAAGTACAATGTTACCATCCACTG GCACGGAGTGAGGCAGCTTCGGACGGGTTGGGCCGACGGGCCGGCCTACATCACTCAGTGCCCGATTCAGCCAGGCAACAGCTATGTGTACAACTTCACCATCACGGGCCAGAGGGGCACCCTCTTCTGGCATGCGCACATCCTATGGCTCAGGGTCACCGTTCACGGTGCTATCGTCATCTTGCCCAAGCTCCATGTTCCCTATCCCTTCCCCACTCCACATAAGGAGGAGGTCATCATCTTGG GTGAATGGTGGAAGTCGGACACGGAAGCCGTCATCAACCAGGCTCTGAAATCCGGTCTCGCACCCAATGTCTCCGATGCTCACACGATCAACGGTCATCCAGGCCCTATGTCCGCTTGTCCTGCTTCCAAAG GGTTCCAGCTAAAAGTGGACAGCGGCAGGACATACATGCTGCGAATCGTCAACGCTGCTCTCAATGAGGAACTCTTCTTCAGGGTGGCCGGCCACCAGATGACCGTCGTCGAGGTCGATGCCACCTACACCAAGCCCTTCAAGACCGACACCATACTCATCACCCCGGGCCAGACCACCAACGTCCTTCTCACCGCCGATCAGGGGGCCGGCAGGTACCTGGTCACCGCCTCCCCTTTCATGGACTCCCCGATCGCGGTGGACAACCAGACCGCCATGGCCGTCGTGCACTACACCAACACCGTGGCCGCCTCCGCCCTCACCGCCATCAAACCACCACCTCAGAATGCGACCCCTGTCGCCTCCAACTTCATCGATTCCCTCCGCAGCCTAAACTCCAAGCAGTATCCCGCCAGAGTGCCATCGACGGTGGACCACTCCCTTCTCTTCACCGTGGGTCTGGGCGTCAACCCGTGCCCGACGTGCGTTAATGGGAGCCGGGTCGTGGCCGACATGAACAACGTGAGCTTCACCATGCCGACCACCGCCATCCTCCAAGCTCATTATTTCAACGTAAGTGGGGTGTTCACCGACGACTTCCCGGGCAAGCCGCCGATAGCTTTCAACTACACCGGCAGCGGCCCCAGGAACCTGGGGACCATGACCGGGACTCGGGTCTATCGCCTTCCTTTCAATTCCACCGTGCAACTGGTTCTCCAGGACACGGGGATTATCGCACCGGAGAACCACCCCATCCATCTGCACGGCTTCAATTTCTTCGCGGTCGGAAGGGGTCTCGGGAATTATAATCCAAAGAGGTCTCCCTCCAAGTTCAATCTCGTCGATCCCGTTGAAAGGAACACCATCGGAGTCCCCTCTGGGGGATGGACTGCCATAAGATTCAGGGCGGATAACCCAG GTGTTTGGTTCATGCATTGCCATTTGGAGGTGCACACAACGTGGGGGCTAAAGATGGCGTTTGTGGTGGACAACGGGAAAGGGCCGAACGAGTCTCTGCTACCGCCCCCGAAAGATCTTCCACCTTGTTAG